AGTTGGATTCCGTGACGATCACAACAGACACGCGCATCGATCCAGTTGCAGCCTTTCGAAGCGGAAACCTTTCGGCTAAAGCCGTTGGTGCTGAACTGATCGAGGAAAAAGGCCTGGGCTGTAAATATTATCTGCCTAAAACCTGGCAAACGTCTCGCAGGGATTATAAAAACCTTGTGAATTATTTTTATGATGGCCGCATCAGCGTTACCATCTCGGTCGCAAACTCTGTGTTTGACTCTTTAAGTTTTTGGGCGCAAGTTCAGGAAGCCATTACTTATGGAAAAAATCAAATTCCAAAATTGCATTGGCGATTTGATCCACCCGTTGAACAAAATGCCGCAGCCGCTCAAACCTACCTTGGCCGCTATGAGTTTGGCGGAAAACAGTACAACACCGCGTACTATTTTCATGGCAAATATCAATTTCACATCATTGTAAGCCACAAAGTCGATGCGTTAACTGACAGCGACGCGCAAGTCATTAATTATTTGATGGCTTCGTTTGTTGCAGAAGAACCTACGGTTGAAATTCCAAAACCGGTTACTATCAGCGATTCGCAAGAAGAAACGCCGGAAGAAAAGCCAAATACAACGCCAGAGCCAAAAGCCAAACCAAAGGCAAAAGTGAAAAAATCAAAATAAGGGCTCGCCTTCCGCTGTTGACATTGATGAAAACAGCTTTTTCCTGAAACAACTCTTGCACGCGCTTTTAGGAAATCATTTGGCGTTCAACACTTTTGAACGCCTTCTATGCAATAGATCATGAAAGCCAAAGGCAGCGGCTGCTTTACATTACGTTCATTTACAGTTCGAACTCATCTTGTTCTTTGTCGCGTTTTTGGGTAAAATCCTTTTATAAGCTCTTGATAAGAGCCTCTAAATCCGATTTTAACATGTATACAGATGCTGAGCTGCTCCGTTTAGTGGAACGAGGTGAAAATGTGCAGATTGAGTTTAAGCGGCTGGTTCATTCTCCCGAGAAAATTGCAAAGTCGATGGTGGCTTTTGCAAACACAGCCGGCGGCGTCATTTTAATTGGTGTTGATGATGACAAGCGCATTGTCGGCATAGAAAGCGAGAAAGAAACCATTGAAATTATTGATGAGGCGGCGCACGAGTTTGTAGCGCCTAAAATCAACTATGTCACCGATGTAGTGGAATTTCGAGCTCGCGACGTGCTTATGGTCACTGTTGAAGAAAGTGAGCGAAAACCGCATTTTCACATCTCATATCCGCGCCATTCAGACACACTCAAGAGAAAAAAAGAAAAAAAAGTCTATATCAGAAAAGATAGCCACAATGTGGCGGCAACCCGAGAAGAAGTTCATCTGATGGAAGACGAAGAAAAACCGCTGATTATTTCTTACGGTGAAAATGAGCAATTGCTTTTTCGATATCTCGATACTTACCATCGCATTACGCTGAAAGAATTCAGCAAGCTGGTGAATATCTCCACCAAGCGCGCATCGATCATTTTAATTTCGCTGGTGCGTGCTGGCGTAATTCATCTTCATAATGAAGGCAAACAAAATTACTATACGCTTGCCGCTTCATGAGATGTTTTTGAGACAGAACTGTTCAAAAGCGTTGAAACAATTGGATTTAATCTGCCCTCAGAAGCAACCGAACGGACATCATCAGGAAACAAATAATTTTGCCCGATGATGCCCGTTTTGATTTATTTCCATCGACTGATGCGCTACAATCATTAAAAAAATAACCGCTTAGCGCTTTTTTAAATAATCGTTTGAGCCGCTTTTAGTTCTCAAACACACTAAACAAAGCCGGCGAAGCACTTTTCTCCCGTTCTTTTTCCAAGCGATAATTGATAACATCTTCGACGGTCAGCACCGGAAAATCATGCTTTTCTGCAAAAGCAATGGCTTCGTCTAAATTTGCCATTGTTCCATCTGGATTGGTGAGTTCGCAAAGCACACCATAAGGACTTAGGCCGGCAAGCCGCATCAGATCAACTGTGGCTTCCGTATGTCCAGGGCGCTCCAACACGCCACCCGTTCTTGCTCGCAATGGAAACACATGACCGGGACGCGCCAACTCCTCAGGCTTTGCGTCGGCGGCAATGGCCGTTTTGACGGTGCGAACACGATCTGCAGCCGAAACGCCGGTTTTTACGCCCGTTTTGGCCTCGATGGAAACCGTGAAGGCGGTTTGAAATCCGCTCGTATTTTCCGAAACCATCATGGGCAGCGCTAAAGCCTGAACTTTTTCAGTGGTTAAACACAAACAAACAATGCCGCTACATTCGCGAATCAGCATGGCCATTTGGGTTTCTGTTAGAAATTCTGCTGAAAAGATTAAGTCAGCTTCGTTTTCGCGATCTGGCGAATCGCTCACCAAAATGCCTTTGCCGCTTCGCAAAGCCGTTAATGCGTTTTCAACGCGGGTAAATTCGTCGCCGAATTTTTTTTCGAGTAATGGATTCATGTGTGGTCTCCTTCATCATTGTTTGAATGAATCAGGGCAAATCGCGGAAGGGTGCTCATGCAAAAAGAGCAGCGAGCCTCTAACTGCTGTGGACATTGATTGCAGCCTTATCCTCTTCCATCCGGCCTTTCACCGTCGGCTTTGGCTTTTCACCAAATCTGCTGACCTCCCACCTGGGAGCGCTCGCGGGCTCTCCAAAAGTTTGGAACACCGCCGGTGGGGAATTTCGCCCCGCCCTGAGAACAAGTTTATTTTGAGGCTGGAATATAGACATCCAGCTCCTTTTTAAAAGTACACGAGGTAAAATTAAAGACCGATTTTCACAAAATTTTCACAAGCGTCTTCTAAACAGCTGCTTTATTAGCAAACGGCTTGCCATTTTAGGTCATTTTTTAACCGAGCAACGCCATTGAATGAAAAACCGGCGGGAAAAATCGGCAATGCTTAGGAAAGAATTTTTCGGATTCGTTATATTCACCCCCACGTTATGCGTGTCTGCGCTAACTACAATCAGAAATACAGCTTGTAACCATAGGCGGTTACACTGGATTCTTAATAAAAAAACTACTAAGGGAGAACGAAATAATGGCAAGATTATTCATGGCTTTAAGCCTCTGTGTTGTTATGCTTTCTGCATGTGGCAAAAAAGCTGAAGAGACTCACGAAGCCGCAAAAACTGAGGAAGCTGCAAAACCGGCTGAAGCTGGCATTACAAAAGAAGCACTCGCTGCAAACTACAACCTTGAAAAAGGAAAAGAAGTTTATGAAGCAACTTGCCAAATGTGCCATAACACTGGGATTTCAAACGCGCCAGTTGTTGGGACAAAAGACGCTTGGACAGAGCGCACCAAACAAGGCATGGAAACAATGATTAAAAAATCCATCGAAGGCTACCAAGGCGAAAGCGGCCAAATGCCTGCAAAAGGTGGAAACGCCGAACTTACCGACGAGCAAGTTGGCAACGCTGTTGCTTACATGGTTGAAGCCAGCATCTAAGTGCCAAATTAGGCTGAGTTAAAAGGCGGGAGCAATTCCCGCCTTTTTTATTTTCGTCAATCTCACTTATCCGAATTGCTGCACGAGCAACGCTTCATCCACAGCAAGAATATTCAACTTTTGAAAATCGATTATTTTTTGATGCGCTCTTCAATGATGAGTTCTTCACCTGGCTGCAACCATTGATATTGCTCGGCAACACGCTTTTTGGATTCATTTTTGTCGACTTGCTCACCAACTTTATTTCCCACAAATCCGCCGACAAGCCCGCCAATAACCGCGCCAGGAATTGCGCCAACCACCGCGCCCATCGGGCCAGCTAAAAAGCCAAAAGCAGCACCAATCAATGAGCAGCCACCAGAACCACCAATAATTCCCATGCCAGTCACGATTGTTTTTGCTACCCCGTCATTATCCTCTTCTTTTTTCTTGAAAATGCTTTCCAGATCAATCATAACACTTGCTCCTTTTCTATCGCCTTAAGTGAAAACAGGACTAATTTTTATGAGCAGCGCAGCCTTTTTATCACAATACTTTTCAAATTCTCCCTAAACTTGCAGGGTTAAAAATTACGTTTTTCTAAAACACCGGCAGCTCCGCTCCGCTCGTAAGCGGCTGTAAATTTACAAATTATATTGAGTTTCAAAAAATACGCGT
Above is a window of Chloroherpeton thalassium ATCC 35110 DNA encoding:
- a CDS encoding glycine zipper domain-containing protein; translated protein: MIDLESIFKKKEEDNDGVAKTIVTGMGIIGGSGGCSLIGAAFGFLAGPMGAVVGAIPGAVIGGLVGGFVGNKVGEQVDKNESKKRVAEQYQWLQPGEELIIEERIKK
- a CDS encoding AlbA family DNA-binding domain-containing protein, encoding MYTDAELLRLVERGENVQIEFKRLVHSPEKIAKSMVAFANTAGGVILIGVDDDKRIVGIESEKETIEIIDEAAHEFVAPKINYVTDVVEFRARDVLMVTVEESERKPHFHISYPRHSDTLKRKKEKKVYIRKDSHNVAATREEVHLMEDEEKPLIISYGENEQLLFRYLDTYHRITLKEFSKLVNISTKRASIILISLVRAGVIHLHNEGKQNYYTLAAS
- a CDS encoding c-type cytochrome — protein: MARLFMALSLCVVMLSACGKKAEETHEAAKTEEAAKPAEAGITKEALAANYNLEKGKEVYEATCQMCHNTGISNAPVVGTKDAWTERTKQGMETMIKKSIEGYQGESGQMPAKGGNAELTDEQVGNAVAYMVEASI
- the ribB gene encoding 3,4-dihydroxy-2-butanone-4-phosphate synthase: MNPLLEKKFGDEFTRVENALTALRSGKGILVSDSPDRENEADLIFSAEFLTETQMAMLIRECSGIVCLCLTTEKVQALALPMMVSENTSGFQTAFTVSIEAKTGVKTGVSAADRVRTVKTAIAADAKPEELARPGHVFPLRARTGGVLERPGHTEATVDLMRLAGLSPYGVLCELTNPDGTMANLDEAIAFAEKHDFPVLTVEDVINYRLEKEREKSASPALFSVFEN